In the Loxodonta africana isolate mLoxAfr1 chromosome 1, mLoxAfr1.hap2, whole genome shotgun sequence genome, one interval contains:
- the LOC100668592 gene encoding olfactory receptor 14J1, giving the protein MIKANLTSMSGFLLMGFSDDRKFQILHALLFLVTYLLALTGNLLIITIITLDHHLHSPMYYFLKHLSLLDVCFISVTVPQSIANSLTDNGYISLGQCILQVLFFIALASSEVAILTVMSYDRYVAICQPLHYEVVMDPSACRRAVIAVWVAGGLSGLMHTAINFSIPLCGDRVIHQFFCDVPQMLKLSCSYDFINEMAVAAFTTSTAFICLISIVLSYIHIFSTVLRIPSAEARTKVFSTCLPHLFVVTFFLSAVSFEFLRPPSDSLSAMDLMFSIFYTVIPPTLNPVIYSLRNEAMKAALRKVLSKEEFVQRKMGLKAIFKL; this is encoded by the coding sequence GTGGATTCCTCCTCATGGGGTTTTCTGATGACCGTAAGTTTCAGATTTTACATGCACTGCTATTTTTGGTGACATACCTCCTGGCCTTGACAGGCAATCTGCTCATTATCACCATCATTACCTTGGACCATCATCTCCATTCCCCCATGTATTACTTCTTGAAGCACCTCTCGCTTCTGGATGTCTGCTTCATCTCTGTCACTGTCCCCCAGTCCATTGCAAACTCACTTACGGACAATGGTTACATCTCCCTTGGTCAGTGCATTCttcaagttttatttttcatAGCTCTGGCCTCATCCGAAGTGGCCATCCTCACAGTGATGTCTTATGACCGGTATGTGGCCATCTGTCAACCACTACACTACGAGGTCGTTATGGATCCCAGTGCTTGTAGACGTGCAGTGATAGCTGTGTGGGTTGCTGGGGGCCTTTCTGGTCTTATGCACACAGCCATTAATTTCTCCATACCTCTCTGTGGGGACCGAGTCatacatcagttcttctgtgATGTTCCTCAGATGCTGAAACTATCCTGCTCTTACGATTTCATTAATGAGATGGCAGTGGCTGCATTCACAACCTCCACAGCATTTATCTGCTTGATCTCCATTGTGCTCTCCTACATCCACATCTTCTCCACAGTACTGAGAATTCCATCAGCTGAGGCACGGACCAAGGTCTTCTCCACCTGTCTACCTCATCTATTTGTGGTTACTTTCTTCCTCTCAGCTGTAAGCTTTGAGTTTCTAAGGCCACCCTCTGATTCCCTATCAGCTATGGACCTCATGTTCTCCATATTCTATACTGTGATACCTCCAACGCTCAATCCAGTCATCTACAGTTTACGGAATGAAGCCATGAAGGCAGCTCTGAGGAAGGTGCTGTCAAAAGAAGAATTTGTTCAGAGAAAGATGGGTTTAAAAGCCATTTTTAAACTCTAA